The sequence CGGTGGGATCATCGTGGTGCTAATCGGGACCGAGACGACGCTGAATATTCAATCGTTGATGGGCACACTCATGATGGTTGGGGTCGTCGTCAACAATGCGATTTTGCTGGTGGATTTTGCAAACCAAGGCAGGCAGTCAGGCCAATCGCCTAAGGAAGCGATGCTGTCGGCAGCGAGCGTCCGACTAAAACCGATCTTGATGACGTCACTCACGCTTGTCGCTTCGATGCTGCCACTCGCATTTGCGTTCGCACCGGGAAATGAAGCCATGCTTCCGTTGGCTCGGGCATTGCTGGGCGGCATGGTCGTTAGCACGATCTTGACGCTGGTGCTCGTCCCCTGTGTTTATATTTTGGTGCATCGCCCGACTTCGGCGACGGCCTCGACAGTGGGATAAATCGATTCGCCAAAGCTTTCTTAGGTGATGATGACGCCCTCGAAATGGCTACAATCATCGCCTCACTGGCTTGTTTGTTCCTCGGCGTGTTCAAATCGCGACACCGACCACCGAAGCCTCCCCACCGACTCTCTTCAAAAAAAGATTCGCCATGCGTTTACAAATCTGCAGCTGGCAACTGATCGTTGCAATCGCCTTCACCGCTTTCAACGCATCGACATCGATAGCCCAGGAAGGTGACGACGCTTCGGTTACGGCCCCCTATGAAGAAGCGGCTTTGCAGCGATGGGAAAAGGACATCGCAGAATTTGATGCACTCAATGAGGAACAAGAACCTTCATCGGAATCGATCTTGTTCATCGGCAGCAGCAGCATTCGATTGTGGAAATCGATGCAGCGCGATATGGCGCCCTACAAGACGATCCGCCGCGGCTACGGTGGTGCAAAATTCACCGACATGGCCGTCTTCGCCGAACGTCTGATCACGCCGCATCAGTACCGCGCGGCAGTCATGTTCGTTGGCAACGGCATCAGTGATAAACCGGACAGCCACACGCCTGACATGATCGAGCCGCTGGTTCGACATATCATCGAAACATCACAGCAGCACCAACCGGGCACTCTGTTTTTCTTGATCGAGATCACACCGACTCAAAGTCGATTCAAGATTTGGGACAAGATTCGCGCCGTCAACGAACGCCTCCGTGAGATCGCGCTCACCACGCCGAATACTTATTTCATTGCCACCGCAGGCGATTACCTGCACACCGATGGGCAACCACGAACCGAGCTGTTCATTTCGGATCAACTGCACATGAATGAACAGGGCTACCAGTTGTGGTCAAAGCTGATCCGCCGCCGCCTGGATGACGTGCTTCGTCTACAAGCGGTCGAGCAGGCTGGCGAGTAGGCATCCTTAGGCTTGAAGGTTTCGCCGGAAACTTTTCGTCGCCGCGACCACGTCGACTCTGGTCGGATGACGCATCCGAACGAAGAAACGGTACGGTGAAACGGATCGGAACGATTGTAGGGCTGAAAAACCGGCTCGACTGATCGGATCAATTTCTCTGCCCCGCTCTTTGGCACCTATGCTTTCGAGTGCTCACACATTGTCGATGACTGAAGTGCTTCAATAGAAACCATCGCTCGCGTAGACGCGGGCGAAAGATCAACACATGTCCTTCCTGACGATCCTGTTTTTTCTCGCCTTCGCCGTTTGGTGTATTCCGCTGGCGAGATATGTCCAGATGGTCCACATGCTGCTTGGACTGCTGTGGATCGGAACGATCTTCGGCCCGCCATTCTTCGCCTTTGATGGCCCGATTCAAATCAGCTTCGATCGCTTGCTGCTTGCGATCACGATCGGCGTGGCGGCGTTTCATTGGTGGACGGGCCAGATCAAGCTTCCGACTCTCAATCGCGTTGATGTCTGTGTTGCGGGACTGGTTGTCTACATCTACTGGAGCAGCCGTGGGTACAACATTACCGAAACGATTGTCGACCCGACCGCTAGGTGGCTGTTCTACATTCTTGTTCCGGCAGTCGTTTATGGGCTGGCGCGGATCACCCCCTTTTCGTCGGTCGATTTCAAGCTTTTGATGCGTGGGATAATCGTCCTAGGGCTGTACCTTTCGGTGACCGCGGTTTGCGAAATCAAAGGCTTCCATGCGTTGGTTTACCCCAAGCACATTTTGAATCCTGAAGTGTGGATGTTTCTTGGGCGTGGTCGCGGCCCGTTGCTAAACCCTGCGGGCAATGGGCTGATTATTTCGATCGCGATGGCAGCCGTGGCGGCAAGTTTTGTGAATGCGGATCGCCAGTCGAAAGCCTTGTATGCCGCCTTAGGAGTGATCCTTTTTGTTGGCTGCTATGCGACGCTGACACGCAGTTGCTGGTTGGGCATTGCCGGTGCGGTTGCGGCTGTCGGTTTTGTCTTTAGCCCTCGATGGGTTCGCGTGATGGGGCTGGCGTCCATGGTGCTGCTTGCGGTCGCGATGTCGATGGGCCTGAAAGAGCATCTGATGTCGTTCAAACGCGACAAAGCTCTATCGGCCGAAGATGCGGCCAAAAGCGTCGAACTGCGACCGCTGCTCGCCGCCGTCGCTTTTGAAATGTTCAAAGACAAGCCTCTGACAGGACACGGGTATGGCCAATATCTGCAGCGTCACACCAGCTATCACAGCATCCGTGAACTCGGCATGCCGTTGGAGATGGCACGGCCCTACAGCCATCACAACGCGTTTCTGGCCTTCCTGGTCGACTCGGGACTGATCGGACTTGGGCTGTACCTGGGTTTTATCTCTATGACGGCAATCTATGGCTGGCAACTGGCGCACAACGGAGGTTTGCCCTTAGAAGCCCGACAATTAGGGCTGTTCAGCCTCGCAACGCTGGCGGCCTATTTTCCCAATGCCATGTTTCACAACATGACCATCATTCCCATGGTGCAGATCTTTCTGATGACCTCTGGCGGACTAGTTGTCACCGTTTACCAGCGGGGACTTTCTGACGCCAAACAGGGCGAACGCAGAAGACTTGCAACCGACAGCCATCGGGCTCCTGCCCATCTGACCGGATAACCCTGCTACCACCTGTTTTTGTAGTGGCGGTGCACGACTAGAGACATGTCCGAATAGGGACATGGGGGGCGAAAGGCGGCAAGCTCCGGGGGTGAACGATCCGAATGAGAAAAAGGTGCGCCCCTTAAAGCGGTAGCGGAATGATCAACAACCTAACAAACAATCATCTTGCCATCGCCTCCGGAGACGCGAAATTGGTTGTTGGCCTAATTGGCCCCGCAGCCCGCTCCGCAGGAACTCCTATGCAAGACGCATTCCGCAGTTATCGCCATACAAAAATCATCGCAACGATCGGTCCAGCGACTGAGTCAGAAGAAAAACTGACAAAGCTAATCGAAGCTGGCGTGGATATCGTTCGATTGAACATGGCCCACGGCACCGGCGAATGGGTCACAGAAATCATCGGCCGAATCCGCCAGGTTTCAAAATCGATCGGCCGCCATGTTGCCGTGATGATGGATGTCAAAGGCCCCGAAGTCCGCACAGGACCAGTAGAAAAAACAATCAACCTTTGCACCGGCGACAAGCTGGAATTGCACACTTCCGATTTTGAACAGAAGGATGATGGCGTTCATCGCGTCAGCGTTAATTATCCGGACCTGCCCAAAGACGTCTGCGTCGGAACGACCGTTCTGATCGACAGCGGTTTGATCCGTACGGAAGTCCTCTCCAAAACCGAAACGACGATCCTGCTGGAAGTCAAAACGCCGGGCCCGATGGGCTCCCGACGCCATATCAACCTTCCTGGCACCCTGATCAACCTGCCTGCACTGACAAAGAAAGACGAGCGAGACCTTTTGGCGGGTGTGCAAGCCGGCCTGGACTTCGTCGCACTTTCATTCGTCCGCCAAGCTGCTGACATCCGCACTCTTCGTGACTACTTGAAATCGATCGATTGCAAAGCTCGCATCATCGCCAAGATCGAAGATCAGGCGGGTGTGAAGAACATGGACGAAATCATCAAGGAGACGGATGCCGTGATGGTTGCCCGCGGAGACTTGGGTATCGAAATCGAATACCACAAACTCCCGCTGGTCCAAGCAAAGCTGGTGCAGTCCTGTCAGGCTCACGGAAAGCCCGTCATCATCGCGACACACCTTCTGGAATCGATGGTGCAATCGCCGATGCCGACTCGGGCAGAGATCTCCGACGTTTCCAATGCGATCCGCGAGCAGGCCGATGCGATCATGCTTTCGGGTGAAACCACCACCGGGGCTTATCCGCTTGAATCGGTCGAGGTCCTTAAAAACATTTGCCACAGTATCGAGCCATCGGTTGATGGGCAGATCAACGACCGGATTGAGCTCCATACGCCGAAATCCAAAATGCTGCGATCCAGTGTCAAACTGGCAAAGGAACTCGGCAAATCAGGCGTTGTCGTTTTCACACGCAGCGGCTTCTTGGCTTATGTTCTCGGGGCGATGCGTGCCCAGAATGTGCCGATCTATGCGTTTACCGACGTTCCGGAAACCTTCCACCAACTCATGCTGCCTTGGGGTGTCGAACCCTTCTTGATGGACTTCGACGAAAACCCCGAGATCACGATCCAAAACGCGCTTGGGCAGCTCCTGGTTAAAGGCTGGTGTACCGAAGAGGATTGGCTAGTCGTGATCACCAACGCGCTAGCCGATAACCAAATCATCGATACGCTGCAGCTGCGACAGGTAAAAATCACCTGCGACGTCAAGTTCTGAGCACGGTAGCTCTGAAGGCAGTGACGATAGGGACGGCGACTCCGCCGCCCCCCCGCTTGGTCGTTAGCCGAAAGCTATCGATTCGAGGCTTCGGTCATTTCGGCTAATGAATTTCCGTCCAGTTCATCTGGAAAGTCTCCCGCCCCCCGGAAAACTCGCTCTGTGCGTAATTTATTGGGAATTGGACGGTGGAACCCTCTTCCGAATCGCCGAGACAGTTGATAACCTTCGCGGTCCCCCATAAGACAGCGAATGCTGCGGCGTTCTGAATTCATTTCGAGCGGCCTCGGTAACCTCTAGCACCTGTACACTCCAGCAACGGAACGATGGGAACAAAGATTAAGACCCATAAGGGCACCAAAAAACGATTTCGTCTGACCGCCAAAGGCAAAGCGATGCACCGTCAAAGCGGCACCAGCCACTTGGCATGCGGTCTGAGCAAAAAACGCCGTCGTAACCTGCGTGGAACTACCTCGGTCGATCCTTGCATGGAAAAGACCATCCACGCCGCTCTGAACGGCTACAGCTACTAAGCTGAAATTTATTCTTCATTTGATCTCTCCCCAATTGGATGGGCAATCAAACGTCGATCAACCAAGCGTGAAACGAAATCTACCACGTGGCGTGATCGGGGCCTGACTCCAATACAAATCTGAAAGGAATGCACCCATGCGTGCAACTGGCGGAGCCGCTCGTCGGCAATCCAAGAAACGTCTCTTTAAACGAGCCAAAGGTTATCGCGGTGGACGCGGTAAACTGACCCGTACCGTCAAGGAAACCTTGCTGCGTAGCGGCGCGTATGCGTTTCGCGATCGTCGCGTCCGTAAACGTGATTTCCGCCGTCTGTGGATCACTCGTTTGAACGCCGCCTGCCGTCAACATGACATGCGTTACAGCGAGTTCATCTTCGGACTGAAAAAGGCCGGTATCGAGCTCGACCGCAAAACGCTCTCCGAAATGGCTATCCACGACGCCGATGGCTTCAAAGCGGTCGTCGACAAGGTGAAAGAAGCGCTCGCCGCTTAGTTTTCGCGAACGTTCGGGTTCGGCCGGATGTCTTTCCGTGGCGTGTTCGATACGCCACATTTACGACGTTTCTAACGTTCGTATCCGGCCGCCTTGGATGATGCCGGCAGACGATTGGATCTGTCGGCAGTGATGCCCGTCGATTTCGCGCAAACACACTCATTGCCCTATGTCTCTGAAAGACTTTCTATCGGCCCTCGACTCGCTGCAGTCCGAGGCAATTGGCACCTTAGAAGGTGTCGCAGACGCGGATGCCTTCGAGGCTGCGCGTGTAAAGTACGTTGGCCAAAAGAAGGGCGCGCTCAAAGACATCCAAAAACAAATGGGTGCCGTTGCCGCCGAAGATCGCAAGTCAGCCGGGATGAAGCTGAACGAGGTCAAGCGAGCAATCGAATCGGCCGTCGATGACGCCCAGAAGCGTCTGCTTGGCGGTGACGAACAGTCTGGCGACCCGACCTTCGATCCGACGCTTCCTGGCATTCGCCCCAACGTTGGACACATCCACCCGATCACCCAGACCATCAATCACTTGATGGAAATCATGGGACGGATGGGCTTCGAAGCTGCCGAAGGGCCCGAAGTCGAAGACCCGCACCACAACTTCGTGGCGCTGAACATTCCCGAAGACCACCCGGCACGCGATCCGCTGGACAACTTCTATTTGGCAACAGCCGAATCGGGAACCCAACGTCAAAACATCGAAGGCTCGCGGCTGCTGCGTAGCCAAACCAGCACGGTGCAGATCCGTGTGATGGAAACTAAGCAGCCTCCAATCCGTGTCATCTCGCTGGGACGTGTCTATCGCCCCGACGCTCCCGATGCGACGCACTTTCCGATGTTCCACCAGATGGAAGGGCTGTACGTTGACACCAACGTCACGATGGCCAACCTGAAAACCGTTCTGCGAATTTTCGCAACGAACTACTTAGGTGGTGACGTCGAAATCCGATTCCGCCCCTCGTTCTTCCCCTTCACCGAACCCAGCGTCGAAGTCGACTTTTACTGGGACGGAAAGTGGATCGAATTTGGTGGAGCCGGCATGGTCGACCCCAATGTATTCCGCGCTGTCGGTTACGACCCCGATAAGGTGTCGGGATTCGCATTCGGACTTGGCGTCGAACGTCTCTGCATGAGACGACACGACATCAAAGATATCCGCGACCTTTACAGCGGCGACATGCGTTTCCTTTCGCAATTCTGATCTTGTTATCAGCAGACTTTTGTTCGCCCTGATAACCTCACTCCACTAGCGATCTCAGATCTCAAATGTTGGTTTCCTGGAACTGGCTAAGCCGCTACGTCGACTTGTCGATGGACCGATCCGAATTGGAGACCAAGCTTAGCCTTAGCGGACTCAATCACGAAGAAACGGATTCTTGGAAAGAGAACCCGGCGTTGGTTGAAGGCGACTATTGCATCGACTTGGAAGTAACCAGTAATCGCGGTGATTGCTTGGGGCACATCGGTGTCGCCCGCGAAATCGCGGTCTTGTTCGATCTGGATCTGAAGACGCCTGAACCCAAGCTACAAACCTCGTCGACCGATGTCGGAACGCTACTAAAGGTTGACAACCAATTTGTCGAAGCCTGCCCTCGCTATACCGCACGTGTAATTCAAGGCGTGAAGGTTGGTCCCAGCCCGGACTGGCTCGTCGAAGCATTGCGGTCAGTCTTCTGGCGACGCAACAAAGATCAGTCGGTCGAAATCCCACAAAGCGTCAACAACATCGTCGATGCGACCAACTATGTGATGATGGAATGTGGGCAGCCGCTTCACGCTTTTGACTACGCAAAACTGACCGGGCAACAGATTGTCATTCGGCCAGGCCAACCGAAAGAGATCATCACGGCGATCGACCATCGCCAGTACGAACTCGATTCGTCGACCTGCGTGATCGCGGACCAAGAACGCGCCTGTGCGGTCGCCGGTGTCATGGGTGGTGCCGATTCGGAAGTCACCGAATCAACAACCGACCTCGTTATCGAAGCCGCGATCTTCACCCCATTGTTCGTACGTCGATCGGCAAGGGCTTTAAAACTGCATAGCCCATCGTCCTACCGTTTCGAACGTCGTGTCGATCCGGTCGGAGTCGATTGGGCCAGCCGCCGTGTCTGTGAATTGATCGCCGAAGTCGCGGGCGGAACCGTCGCTGACGGGATCATTGATACCGCACCCGAGATCTCACCGAACCCGCCGATCGTCTTGCGACTTTCGGAAATCGAACGGATCCTCGGAATTAAGATTTCGGCCGACGATACCACTCGTATCCTCAACGCGCTCGGCTGCGAAACGAAGACAAAGATCACCAGCGACGAAGGCAGCTTTGTGCCGCCGTCTTGGCGTCATGACCTGACCCGCCAAGCCGATCTGATCGAAGAAGTCGCGCGTGTTCACGGCTACGAAAAAATTCCCGAAGACAGCCCGATCCCCGTCGCCCCCAGCAGTAAACGGGCGTTCGACGTCGCGGCCGAAAAGATCCGCCACACGTTGACCGCCGCTGGTTACAGCGAAGCGATGACACCCAGCGTTGTCCGGCAGGTTTTGGATCAATCGCTTTCACCTTGGACCGATCGCCCCGCTTTGGTCACCCAGACAGCGATGCTGAAAGGTGCCAAGACCATTCGCCGCTCTCTGCTGCCAAGCTTGTTGGAAGCGCGAGCAAACAACTGGGCATCGGCATCCATCGAAGCGAACTTGTTCGAGATGGCTCATGTGTACCTGCCTGACGAATCCCCCGAAGGCCTACCAGACGAACACTACAGCGTCGGCATGGTTTCCGGTGAAGACTTCTTCGTTGTCAAAGGTGCAGTCGAAACGCTTTGTGAATCGATGGGAATCGGTACCGCGTTCGGTATCAAACCTCGGCAACTAAGCGGGTTCGTCGAAGGCCAAGTTGTCGAACTATCACTGGGCGACGACTGCCTGGGCTACCTTGGCGTCGTTGCACCAAAAACGCTGAAACAGTGGAAGCTGCCTGGCAACGTTGTCACTTGTGAACTTTCGATGTCGACGCTGATGAAACATGCTCAGCTCGTTCCGCAGCAGCAATCGGTCAGCATGTACCCCAGCGTCGAACGCGATTTGAACTTCGTCATGAAGGAATCGATTCGCTGGAGCGAACTTGAAAACATTGTTCGCTCTGCCGTCGGGGAACAACTAAAAGCGGTGACCTACCGCGAAACTTATCGTGATGCCGAGCGTGACGGCAAAGACAAGAAACGCATTCTGATGACCGTACAGCTGCAAAAGGATGACGCCACACTTAGCGGTGATGAGGCTGACGCCTTGGTCCAAGCGGTGATCGGAAAGTGCAAGAGCGAACTCGGCGCCGAACTGCTGGGTTAAGATGCCCGTTCAAGTATTTGCTTACTGCACCAACCGTCATGCGTCTTGGCCTGACTTCCCGCATCAGCCCGCGATGCGTCGCGATCCGTCCACGCCCGGATTTGACCAGCATCTCATCGAGATGGTTTCACAGATTTTTGAGCAGTCGGGCGGTGAAATTAGCCAATCCGTCTACGGCGTCTGCCGGCACCTGCAACGCACGAACGTCATCCTGGCTTTTGAAGTCGATGCCGAACACTTGGAAGCGATCGCGCCTTGGGCTTGGGAATTCAACGCGGTCCTTTTCCTGCCGGATGGAAACATCCGCGACCCCAACGGAGCAGTATTGGTCGATCGCGAAACGATGCAGCCGGACCCCAAGGCGCAATTGCCTTTTCCAGTGGATGCGCGAAGCCGCAAGGCACAGTCTGAAATACAGCTACGCAACCGGCAAATCGATACGCCGGAAACGCTTCCGCCAGTTGTTGCTGAATCAGAAGTCCAGCTAAGACCGGCTGATGAAGTTGCGTGGCGTGCACTGGCTTTGTTTATCGTCGCGGTCCGCGCCGAATCGCTGGCGACAGAAGAACCGATTCCGGTCGAAACCTTGCGTGCTAAGCAGCCACTGGCGTTCCAAGCGTTGACGCCCTGGGAACAGGCTTTCATGGAGAACGAATCTCCCAGCAGCGAGGATGTCTCCGCTGCGGGCTGGCGTTATGAGTCACTGGCGGCACTGCAGTGGGCGATGGGCTTGGCCGCGGCGCTGCCATTTCCTGATACGATTTGCGATGTTCCCGCCGCCGCTAAACTGATGATGTCGGTCCAACCTAGGGAGTTGGTTTCCGCAGCGACCCTGCGACCGACCGATCAGATTCTGGACGCTCTCGATCTGAACTTTCGGCTGCTGTGGGCGGCCCGCCAAGCGTCCGTCGACAACGTCGATCCGCCTGCAGGGCTCGAAGGCGGCGTGGTAGCGGAACGGCAACACACGCTAAACTGGTTGACTTGCTTCGAAAATGCAGAGTGGGACGACGTCGACATTCCCAGCTGATTTCTCCCATCGCCGATTGTGGCGATGCAACGAAAATGCTTGACCCGCATTTTCAGGCCGGCTGAAGAAACTGGGATATCGCGCATGGACCCAGC comes from Stieleria sp. JC731 and encodes:
- a CDS encoding DUF4272 domain-containing protein, which produces MPVQVFAYCTNRHASWPDFPHQPAMRRDPSTPGFDQHLIEMVSQIFEQSGGEISQSVYGVCRHLQRTNVILAFEVDAEHLEAIAPWAWEFNAVLFLPDGNIRDPNGAVLVDRETMQPDPKAQLPFPVDARSRKAQSEIQLRNRQIDTPETLPPVVAESEVQLRPADEVAWRALALFIVAVRAESLATEEPIPVETLRAKQPLAFQALTPWEQAFMENESPSSEDVSAAGWRYESLAALQWAMGLAAALPFPDTICDVPAAAKLMMSVQPRELVSAATLRPTDQILDALDLNFRLLWAARQASVDNVDPPAGLEGGVVAERQHTLNWLTCFENAEWDDVDIPS
- the pheT gene encoding phenylalanine--tRNA ligase subunit beta, which gives rise to MDRSELETKLSLSGLNHEETDSWKENPALVEGDYCIDLEVTSNRGDCLGHIGVAREIAVLFDLDLKTPEPKLQTSSTDVGTLLKVDNQFVEACPRYTARVIQGVKVGPSPDWLVEALRSVFWRRNKDQSVEIPQSVNNIVDATNYVMMECGQPLHAFDYAKLTGQQIVIRPGQPKEIITAIDHRQYELDSSTCVIADQERACAVAGVMGGADSEVTESTTDLVIEAAIFTPLFVRRSARALKLHSPSSYRFERRVDPVGVDWASRRVCELIAEVAGGTVADGIIDTAPEISPNPPIVLRLSEIERILGIKISADDTTRILNALGCETKTKITSDEGSFVPPSWRHDLTRQADLIEEVARVHGYEKIPEDSPIPVAPSSKRAFDVAAEKIRHTLTAAGYSEAMTPSVVRQVLDQSLSPWTDRPALVTQTAMLKGAKTIRRSLLPSLLEARANNWASASIEANLFEMAHVYLPDESPEGLPDEHYSVGMVSGEDFFVVKGAVETLCESMGIGTAFGIKPRQLSGFVEGQVVELSLGDDCLGYLGVVAPKTLKQWKLPGNVVTCELSMSTLMKHAQLVPQQQSVSMYPSVERDLNFVMKESIRWSELENIVRSAVGEQLKAVTYRETYRDAERDGKDKKRILMTVQLQKDDATLSGDEADALVQAVIGKCKSELGAELLG
- the rpmI gene encoding 50S ribosomal protein L35, which translates into the protein MGTKIKTHKGTKKRFRLTAKGKAMHRQSGTSHLACGLSKKRRRNLRGTTSVDPCMEKTIHAALNGYSY
- the rplT gene encoding 50S ribosomal protein L20, which encodes MRATGGAARRQSKKRLFKRAKGYRGGRGKLTRTVKETLLRSGAYAFRDRRVRKRDFRRLWITRLNAACRQHDMRYSEFIFGLKKAGIELDRKTLSEMAIHDADGFKAVVDKVKEALAA
- a CDS encoding O-antigen ligase family protein; amino-acid sequence: MSFLTILFFLAFAVWCIPLARYVQMVHMLLGLLWIGTIFGPPFFAFDGPIQISFDRLLLAITIGVAAFHWWTGQIKLPTLNRVDVCVAGLVVYIYWSSRGYNITETIVDPTARWLFYILVPAVVYGLARITPFSSVDFKLLMRGIIVLGLYLSVTAVCEIKGFHALVYPKHILNPEVWMFLGRGRGPLLNPAGNGLIISIAMAAVAASFVNADRQSKALYAALGVILFVGCYATLTRSCWLGIAGAVAAVGFVFSPRWVRVMGLASMVLLAVAMSMGLKEHLMSFKRDKALSAEDAAKSVELRPLLAAVAFEMFKDKPLTGHGYGQYLQRHTSYHSIRELGMPLEMARPYSHHNAFLAFLVDSGLIGLGLYLGFISMTAIYGWQLAHNGGLPLEARQLGLFSLATLAAYFPNAMFHNMTIIPMVQIFLMTSGGLVVTVYQRGLSDAKQGERRRLATDSHRAPAHLTG
- the pyk gene encoding pyruvate kinase gives rise to the protein MINNLTNNHLAIASGDAKLVVGLIGPAARSAGTPMQDAFRSYRHTKIIATIGPATESEEKLTKLIEAGVDIVRLNMAHGTGEWVTEIIGRIRQVSKSIGRHVAVMMDVKGPEVRTGPVEKTINLCTGDKLELHTSDFEQKDDGVHRVSVNYPDLPKDVCVGTTVLIDSGLIRTEVLSKTETTILLEVKTPGPMGSRRHINLPGTLINLPALTKKDERDLLAGVQAGLDFVALSFVRQAADIRTLRDYLKSIDCKARIIAKIEDQAGVKNMDEIIKETDAVMVARGDLGIEIEYHKLPLVQAKLVQSCQAHGKPVIIATHLLESMVQSPMPTRAEISDVSNAIREQADAIMLSGETTTGAYPLESVEVLKNICHSIEPSVDGQINDRIELHTPKSKMLRSSVKLAKELGKSGVVVFTRSGFLAYVLGAMRAQNVPIYAFTDVPETFHQLMLPWGVEPFLMDFDENPEITIQNALGQLLVKGWCTEEDWLVVITNALADNQIIDTLQLRQVKITCDVKF
- the pheS gene encoding phenylalanine--tRNA ligase subunit alpha; this translates as MSLKDFLSALDSLQSEAIGTLEGVADADAFEAARVKYVGQKKGALKDIQKQMGAVAAEDRKSAGMKLNEVKRAIESAVDDAQKRLLGGDEQSGDPTFDPTLPGIRPNVGHIHPITQTINHLMEIMGRMGFEAAEGPEVEDPHHNFVALNIPEDHPARDPLDNFYLATAESGTQRQNIEGSRLLRSQTSTVQIRVMETKQPPIRVISLGRVYRPDAPDATHFPMFHQMEGLYVDTNVTMANLKTVLRIFATNYLGGDVEIRFRPSFFPFTEPSVEVDFYWDGKWIEFGGAGMVDPNVFRAVGYDPDKVSGFAFGLGVERLCMRRHDIKDIRDLYSGDMRFLSQF
- a CDS encoding GDSL-type esterase/lipase family protein: MRLQICSWQLIVAIAFTAFNASTSIAQEGDDASVTAPYEEAALQRWEKDIAEFDALNEEQEPSSESILFIGSSSIRLWKSMQRDMAPYKTIRRGYGGAKFTDMAVFAERLITPHQYRAAVMFVGNGISDKPDSHTPDMIEPLVRHIIETSQQHQPGTLFFLIEITPTQSRFKIWDKIRAVNERLREIALTTPNTYFIATAGDYLHTDGQPRTELFISDQLHMNEQGYQLWSKLIRRRLDDVLRLQAVEQAGE